In Glycine max cultivar Williams 82 chromosome 15, Glycine_max_v4.0, whole genome shotgun sequence, the DNA window ACAAATTTTGAttctaaacaaaatatatggCAAATGGTTCTAGGCAGAAAATAAGTACCATAGGAAGATGGGTTGCTTAAGATATCTTGAAAGATACCATAAACGTTTATATAGATGAATCTTGCATCCGGAACCTGGTTGTTGAGTTGATCAACAAGAGATCTCAACCCGTTGTTGAATAATTGGTTTGCAGAATTGATTCTTGCCACACATGTTCTACCATCTGGGCTGTTTTGGGCCAGTGCATTAGGGCTGCAACCTATTTGACCAACACCAAACAAGGCCATTTTCCTTGCCCCATATTTGTAAAGAATCTGAATCACAAGCAAGAACagaacaattaaatttttaatttatgaatatgaACCTTATTTTGAGCGTCTAATCAGcacaattaatttttctttattgttgTTTATATTTGTTACCACTACTAGTATTATTGTTTTACTttgcaacaaaaaaatactagttGGAGTTATGGTATGGTATGGACTGGACTAACCCTCAGTTGTTGAGCATATGCTTGAACAAGCACGTCAGCATACTGCTGTGGTGTGAATTGCCTGCTGCTGGAATAGATTAGAGGCATGAAATAGTTGTTAAGGTAATCATTGCTACCCATTCCAATTGAATAAATGCACTTGCTCAGGTAATTTGCAGTTGTGTTCTCATCTCCCAGTAAATTTACCATCTGGGACACTGTTCTTTGGTAATTTTGCACCTGCCCTCTAAAACTGATTCGGCCTCCCTACAAGTTAAAGTagaaaacaaatgaacaaaTTATAGCAAATAATTATGGCTACCAaattaatgaagaaaaagaagttgTGCCACAGAGGCCAAAATTAATAAACAGGTACCAGTTGCTGTCCAGTTTCTTCTCTAATTCCGGCAGCTGCAGAAGCATAATTGACTCCACTAAGTATATCTCGGCCTCTAGCCCTTGCATATGGACGAATGTAACCGTTGAATCCCAAAAGCTCAGCTGTTAAACTTCAAGAGAAAGTTAGAGGAAAGAGTAAAAGATTTCATATGCTTAATTACGCTTATATATATAGAACTATTAAAGAATCAATTTAGTCTACTTCCAGAATACAGCTCCTATTTTCCTTTCTCCatgtttgtttttactttttattactNNNNNNNNNNNNNNNNNNNNNNNNNNNNNNNNNNNNNNNNNNNNNNNNNNNNNNNNNNNNNNNNNNNNNNNNNNNNNNNNNNNNNNNNNNNNNNNNNNNNGCTTTGTACGCCACTGCTTAAATTGCAAATTTAATGCAGCCAGAGAAACCCATGTGTGCTTGGTATTTGAAGGGTAGACACTAGACATACAACAAAGGTCAAAGTGGAGTAGTAACATGTGcacagttttgaaaaactttatttttgtccctaaagttaactattaattactcattttagtcttttattatAGAAACTTTTCACTTTAAGTTAGGaccatttaaaatattattctctttaatttttttataaatgaaaaatataataataaaataatttagtgtaaaaaatttaacacatctcaatcaacatatatatatatatatatatgtgtgtgtgtgacaataataataaaaaatgtcagcatattctaattataaatttataataataaattaaaataaataacgtacaaaaccaaaaattaaaacgAGTTTTGTAAGACCACACAGATATTTTAATGACCgagttttagttttgttttgcAACCTTCTTAGtgctactttttatttatttatttgcattttCATTGGAAACTGATAGCTAAAAAAGAAAGTTTATGTGTCTAAAGCCGTGCCTTAAAAGGTCAAATACGTTGTGGTGGGAATTAAAGGTAATCCATGATCTTTGCGCAATCGAAAGCAAACACACACATATGTATATAAGTTGcatttaatttacatataccTGTCATAACTGACCAGTTGAAAAACGGGAAAACAATATAAACAGATGAAAAACATTACTTAGTTGCACGCCAAGCAATTAGCTAGTAAACGTAAAATCTTAAACAGTTAGATAAAGGCTGAAGAGTATATTTTGTAGCATGCAATTTTTGTAAGCTAATTAAAATGTTTGAATTTTAACAACTTACTGGTattatataaactataaaagaaaaatgattttttgagAAATTAACAAACGCACCGACTACATCAACAGTGGTTTTTCCATTGGAAAACCTTCCAGTTGGGCCACCAGCGAAGTCAATCCCATAAGGGAGATAATTAGCCTTAGCCAGTGAGTTAAGCTGGTTGTTGTTCCCATTATCCACCAAAGAGTCTCCAAAAATAAAGTAGCAAGGTACTTGTTGTGCAAATCCAACCCGAATCCATAAACCCAGAACCATTGCCACTACCCCTATATTCATAATGAACTTCCCAAATGCCATTCACACAATAgaaatgaagcaacaattaaacAAACTATATTGCTTTTAATTGGGAGCTAGAGTGTGAGTGGATGAGGAACTTTTGAAATGAACAAAACTATATATAGTAGtggagggaagagaaaaaaccaaGCTTTTACAGTTGGGATATTATTGTTGTGAGCATTAAATTCACGCGGACATAATGTGAAAATCAATGACGACAATCCCGGCATTAGCAGTGTACCACTACCATCACCTTTTCTTCTAGTCTTTAATGTGGAATTAATTGCGTTTTTTGCAGTGATGGGAATTCGGGCATTACAAGATCGCCATAAAATtttgcaaaaattgttttacaaggaaaaaagaaaatgctaTATATGTGAATGATATTTTCACAGTTAATGGCATGCACACATTAAATTATATCGACACTTGTCATTTTGCTATTTTCACATTTCAGCTGCGTTGAGATGTTCATGATTGGTATAGGGTGAACATCACTCACCATCGTATTAATTGGGCATGATGTGGTAGCATGATAGTTTTTAATGGAAGTTAAGTAATAACCCGATCGAGTTATGTTCTAAACTTGGAAAATTAAGTTAGTACTATGATAATATTTCAATTATTAGTGTAATCGGGGAGATGATAATTGAAGACTAAGTGTCAAGGAAAGTGCAAGAGATGGTAATAATTGAAGAATAAAAGTGTCAAAGAAAATTATCCTTTTCCGTTGCCAAACATAGACTTGGTCTGCCTACATGCAGTGGAGGTTTTTCTCTGTCAATTGTCTACAGATATACTCCTACGtacaaaaccttttttttaatttataaattaaaaatcaactttactcacataattttaattttgtttaaaacgTATCCAACTTGAGCTCAATTCCAACTGATAAAGTAAAATTAGGCGCAAATAGTTTCTGAACGAATGTTTCTGTAATCACATCTGCAGTACTGCATTCGTGATACGTGAACTATGATTATCAGAATTTAACTCCAAACTgtgaatgtaattttttttatttttttatatacaaatgaCACAATCGCATTTGAGTTTGAACTCGTAAACTCTTCACTAGACCAGGCCCTATTGAGGGTCCAAATTATGACTGCAAAGTACGTGTAGATAGATAGATTGAAAGAAGTAAATTTAGCCAAAGAGAAGGCCTTATATATGAAACCAGTCTCTTTCCTAATTAAGGGCATTCAATATAGGGCCTAAACACTTATCTCTCAGTTATTGGCTGCGTTCAATCGATACTAATGTTCATAGAAGATATACGATGATATAAATTGAGATGTAAATCATTTTCCTTCTgctctcttttactttctattaatttttttaacgagTATAaatttaggtttaaatatatttttatttctgtaatatgcttttatttggttttagttcttataaaattatttttctaaaatagtccttgtaatttttattttgtttctgttcttgttatttaatttagtccttataatatatttattttaatttttgtcctTTTAATAAGTTGAtcaatttttagttcttatcaaataaaagataaatatattaaagaattaaaacaaaatagcaAAGATCGAAACAAAAAGGAATGAATTTTACAAGGtccattttgaaaaaaaaatttaagaaccaaaatttaaaaaaaaaattatatcataaggACGAAAATTAACCAAATAAAAGTTAATGAAtacatcattttataaaatttcacaaTTGATAAACTAATAATTCTGtctatttatgtatatatttatatatatctatCCTCGATGGCCTTCTTATCTGGCACTTCCTGCATGTGTTTACTTTCTCTTCCGCTGTTAGTGCTCTGTAGAAAATGGAAAAGTAAACAGAGAGTACCAAAACAATTTGAATTCTCGAAAGGAAAATTAATGTTTGCAACGGTATCTGAAAGATGGGGAAATTCGACCAAAGTTGACACTTGACAAGAAACTGAAACAAATCCAATGGAGAACATCTACTCCcagtttcaaaatatttatccaaaataaTGGTTTTTGTTTCGTTTTATACtgaattttaagaaattgagaatgtattaattcttttaatttcatatttattttttaagtattttaccTGATCAAATGTGTGaacataattgttaaataatattttaaatgctataatataaaatgatagatttaactaattataattatatttttaaatttttttaataagtattcaaagataataattaaagtgttcaatatttttttattaaattcgtataataatttaaaaacaattaacgaatatatatttcttttgtattCTTAGTGAAATACTagtaatatttacttttttacttttccgtcaaaaagaaattatttttacttaaatttttaaattttatttctttaaccgGTATTAGTCAGTAAAACACCAATTACAAAAATGGGACGAAAATTATCCTCTTGTTTGTTTACTACAATTATGAAGTTTTGagaaatttatgaataaatatccttaaaatattagttCAGGTTAAAGGAGATTTTGGTACAAGGTCAAACAATAGTTTTTACTataaagacaattttatttaaagactTTAAGTCATACAGGACAACTACAGACATAacaaatttctcttaaaaataatatacaactGTATATCAAGAATTCAAACTCACAAAAGCATAACATTTtgagtgaaaaaagaaataatttgttAAGATATTTCCTATGAACCCatatacaaacaaaaaagatattatatattaaacttaaatataaataaatctaactAATTCTATTCTATTTAACCTTATTATTCATGAAATATCCTTTATTTAAGTCACGAGATCACTGGCCTATTTGTTGCATGCGGTGGGNNNNNNNNNNNNNNNNNNNNNNNNNNNNNNNNNNNNNNNNNNNNNNNNNNNNNNNNNNNNNNNNNNNNNNNNNNNNNNNNNNNNNNNNNNNNNNNNNNNNataatttttttattcatgatatcaaatttcaataaagaatattttaaaaataatttaattttttacttaaaattaaataattttaactaacttctttaattagtgtaaaattaattatttttatttatatgagtGCAATGGagtataattacaaaaaatatatttatacttacttcttttaacaattaaagtagtatttgatgaagaaaaaaaaaacaattagagATACATACCACTTGAGATGGTCGGTGGATGGCTTGGAAGTTGTCAAGTAATCATAATTGTAAGTAGATAGTAAAATTCAATGATTTTGGCTGTCATACCGTGACAAGCTTGGAGTACACTATTGTGCATTTAAAGCAAAAAGAGTCTAAAACATTAGGTCAAAAAACTCGCCATGCAGCTTTGAGCAAGTTGTCGTTGACATTTTGCGTCGGTGATAATTGTAATGCACTACTACCGTGTCTGCAGTCCACACTCCAGGTCAATATAAGCAAGTAAGCATCCTCTGCACTTTACAGCTAATAGGACTATCATTATTTCCTTTTCTATACGGGCAATATTTATGACACGGCTgacaaagtttaatttttattaatcaattaaaatgaaaggtagactgttttgaaaattataatataaatgtattaataatagcttttaataaaaatattctgtTCTTGATTAACTTTTTAACAAATGTTTATCTGTTTTACAAGGAGCaagtaacatattttttattattagttttagatttattaaaaataataaaattatgaatgagtTTCGTTGACCAAGAAATAAGAATTGCATATTTGATAACTTTTAATCAATTTTGTCAATAATAGAAAGTTActcaaaaaattatgtaaaagaatgtattgttagtattttttttttcctttgaattAAATAAACGACTCATGAGATAGCTCGAATAGTACTTATATATNNNNNNNNNNNNNNNNNNNNNNNNNNNNNNNNNNNNNNNNNNNNNNNNNNNNNNNNNNNNNNNNNNNNNNNNNNNNNNNNNNNNNNNNNNNNNNNNNNNNNNNNNNNNNNNNNNNNNNNNNNNNNNNNNNNNNNNNNNNNNNNNNNNNNNNNNNNNNNNNNNNNNNNNNNNNNNNNNNNNNNNNNNNNNNNNNNNNNNNNNNNNNNNNNNNNNNNNNNNNNNNNNNNNNNNNNNNNNNNNNNNNNNNNNNNNNNNNNNNNNNNNNNNNNNNNNNNNNNNNNNNNNNNNNNNNNNNNNNNNNNNNNNNNNNNNNNNNNNNNNNNNNNNNNNNNNNNNNNNNNNNNNNNNNNNNNNNNNNNNNNNNNNNNNNNNNNNNNNNNNNNNNNNNNNNNNNNNNNNNNNNNNNNNNNNNNNNNNNNNNNNNNNNNNNNNNNNNNNNNNNNNNNNNNNNNNNNNNNNNNNNNNNNNNNNNNNNNNNNNNNNNNNNNNNNNNNNNNNNNNNNNNNNNNNNNNNNNNNNNNNNNNNNNNNNNNNNNNNNNNNNNNNNNNNNNNNNNNNNNNNNNNNNNNNNNNNNNNNNNNNNNNNNNNNNNNNNNNNNNNNNNNNNNNNNNNNNNNNNNNNNNNNNNNNNNNNNNNNNNNNNNNNNNNNNNNNNNNNNNNNNNNNNNNNNNNNNNNNNATATCCGATAGGTAGGCTTTATCTAGCGTCTTATGAATCCACTATGGCAGAAGCGAGCCATGATTCTAATCATCATAGTCGTGATTTGGCAAAAGAGATCACGGTCGTGATGCGTCTTAATTAACAATGTTTCCACATTTTTACGTTTTTACGTTTTAGTCTTAAATAGATTTTCTGAATTCATGTTTGTGGTTCTGAACTGATACATTAATGCATGTTACGGATAAAAGATTGGTGGCATTTATCCTtcttgattttgctcagagagTTTGATCGatgtttttttctattttaatcttGAGTTCTATTCGTGATGCACACCATGAgtagttcttttttcttttaggatTGGGTGTTAGCTCTTGATGGATTAAtggatttttaattgaattatccTTTGTTTAATTGTGTTCCATTCTTGATTATTTTCCTATTGCTTTTTCTATGCAACATGAAAACTCAACCCCTTCCTTTTGGGCTTTTACTTTAGAATCGACAACAAtagaaattctaaattaaaagaaatacaaatTGTTCTAAAGACTCTCGAGCAGAAGGAATTTGTCTTACAGGACATGAAAGccctaaagaaaaattaaacttgCCTATAGGAAAGACAACTGTGGCGGTgcatttatattgatttttacaTTTAAGTATAAAGCATATGAAGCTATTAAGAGATACAAAGTCAAGTTAGTTGTTAAAAGCTGCACTTGGACTAAAGGCATTTTTACTCACAAACATTTACCCCTATattacaaagttaaatagcATTAGAGTTCTTTCGTCATCATTACTTGCAAATTGGCCATTACAATAGCGCTAGATGTGAAGAATTCCTTTTAAAATGGAGATTTGGAGGAAGAAGTCTATATGGATGAACCCTTGGATTTTGAATCacatgttaacaaaaaaaaaattatataggcTTCAAAATCTCTCTATGAATTGAAACAATCACCTAGAGGTTAGTTTGAGAGATTTTCCCAATTTTGTTAAGAAGCAAGGGTTTGTTCAACGTCAAAGTGTGAACATAAACATTACAAAAAGATTATATATAGACCTAAGTTTGAATTAAGCAATTAAGTTGGACATGTTGAATATCTATGCACCAACTTAAGGGAGTGTCAACAGTAGTtgtatgtgtttttattttaaatttcaaataaaaattctagAAAATTTAGATGGTTAagattaagattaaattatttaaatatgaccttatttatttgattcgttCTAATTTTCTCCCTATAGTATCCTTATATTTACTTTGTAATCAAAGTACGGACGGTCTCTCCTAATTAACTCTGCTTACATATAATTTTCTCATACAATTCTAATCAaccagtaattaaaaaatatcattttcttctCCAAAAATTACACATTACAGTGACTGTTACTATATGGCACGGCTTATTGCAACTACTAGAGCTTATTGCCACTACTAGACCCTATTTAGATCTGAGCTAAGCGATTGATATCAATAGGAAAAGCATCTGATGTAGATTGAGCATTGTAAGCTCTCCTAGCAATGATAGTATTGGCAGCCTCAGTTGGATGAAATGCATCCCAAAACatgtaatttgattattattcCTTGCTACCCTACAGCACCCAGCATTTGTGACTCTGAGACCTAAAAATTCAAGAGCACATACATGGGAACAAAATGAGCACGAACTATGTCCAAAATTTGACTCTCCACCAAATAGCAAATGTTTTAGGCAGAAAATAATTACCAAAGGATATGATGATGGGTTGCTTATGATATATTTTGCATGATACCATAAACGTTTACATTGATGAATCTTGCATTCGGCAGCTAGCTGTTGAGTTGATCAACAAGAGATCTCAATCCGTTGTTGAATAATTGGATTGCAGAATTGACTCCTTCCACACATGTTCTACTATCTGGACTGCTTTTGGCCAATGCATAAGGGCTGCAACCTATTGGACTAATCCCAAATAGCACCATTTTTCCTTGCCCCGTAGTTGTACTCGCAAGCGTAACAAAACAATTAAGCTTTTAATTTGTGAACCTTACTTGTACTTCTAACCTGCACAACTTCGTACGATCTTGTAAAATAATCACTTTCTTtgttatttatatgtataaggcttaattgtatttttatttccttgaGTTTTGTTTCTACtaattaagaatttttaattattctattaACTTATGCACGCAAGTGATTAATGTGTTGAAATTAAGTTGAATCATTTATATACTACTTAACTAAATCATTGTTGAAAATAATGTTTGGAGTCAGACTTTACTTATCTCTCAACcaaactttaaattaattaaattttattgtcttATCGGATGACTAAGATAttgaaaaaaaactcttaacatTATTATTCTAGTTAATATGACAATGCAATAGAATGTTAAAGTGAATACAAATATGCAGACATGACAATTAAGTATAGTGTCAAGTCAATACAAAATGGAATAGaattatacaattaattaagataGTAGATCAAATtcgtgaaaataaaattaaaagataaaatttgtgaaattaaaaaagtaaggaGATGATAAATACAGTTAACACTATTTATTATTACAGATAAAAGTTACAGTTGATGTACTTTCaaatttaataattgaattGATAAAAAGAACGAATCTGTCATTTTTCACCTTCAAATTCCTcctttaactttaaaaaacatCTCAATGGTTATTTTTTCTCACTCCAAAAgttacatttaaaaaacatttaagaaaaattacgtgtctatattttcaataaacaataaaataattggtAATTAAGAGTTTCATAAGACTGGTTAAggtttaattcaaatattgaaaattgaaacccAATTGGGCCAATTCTATGTACAGTAATTTCTCAAAATCACACGATTCAACTTGCTCAATTCTTGTAAATTACAAGATATATAAAAAGTATAGTGTTCATGGCTGCTACATGATGAACATCCAggcttgaattattatttt includes these proteins:
- the LOC100791711 gene encoding GDSL esterase/lipase At1g29670 produces the protein MAFGKFIMNIGVVAMVLGLWIRVGFAQQVPCYFIFGDSLVDNGNNNQLNSLAKANYLPYGIDFAGGPTGRFSNGKTTVDVVAELLGFNGYIRPYARARGRDILSGVNYASAAAGIREETGQQLGGRISFRGQVQNYQRTVSQMVNLLGDENTTANYLSKCIYSIGMGSNDYLNNYFMPLIYSSSRQFTPQQYADVLVQAYAQQLRILYKYGARKMALFGVGQIGCSPNALAQNSPDGRTCVARINSANQLFNNGLRSLVDQLNNQVPDARFIYINVYGIFQDILSNPSSYGFRVTNAGCCGVGRNNGQVTCLPLQTPCRTRGAFLFWDAFHPTEAANTIIGRRAYNAQSASDAYPVDINRLAQI